A genomic stretch from Lathyrus oleraceus cultivar Zhongwan6 chromosome 2, CAAS_Psat_ZW6_1.0, whole genome shotgun sequence includes:
- the LOC127120167 gene encoding kinesin-like protein KIN-7F has translation MGSVGGDEVIQEAVQNYEERIQVSVRIRPLNDKEKARNDVSDWECINDSTIIYRNNVSASERSLYPTAYSFDRVFRSDCDTRKVYEEAAKDVALSVVGGINSSIFAYGQTSSGKTYTMSGITECTVADIFNYVEKHMEREFILKFSAIEIYNESVRDLLSPDCTPLRLLDDPERGTVVEKLTEETIRDWEHFTELISFCETQRQIGETSLNEASSRSHQILRLTVESSAREFLGNDKFSSLSASVNFVDLAGSERASQTNSAGARLKEGCHINRSLLTLGTVIRKLSKGRNGHIPFRDSKLTRILQSSLGGNARTAIICTMSPARSHVEQSRNTLLFASCAKDVETNAKVNVVVSDKALVKQLQKELAKLESELRSSGSARPNNSDSSALLREKDHEIEMLRIEVKELTLQRDLAQVQIKDILQEAGDNMSSLIGVEALGPRYPDLRIRNTWNLENLKEEPNVLSINCEESVRSFDASQYSDGHSISSDDNLFQLPDLEKNFMVKNSSPRLSVTSINNAVQNDLDQKNIEDQHEENYCKEVRCIELEEPITNTHTHTNSEDLRSNTYTNSSASSPRAKTDTLESIVVNNDDKNNKDLFSSGLKEDNKLNNLHEHFVLPTPDNRTPCITEDKRKSSSGSLKFSRSRTCKASLMRSLPSDWFEDGDVIQNTPPPVGDEKYFFGRPGGFLRNVHTLSYDLNAERNFAKCSVDDDDTQNAKSFNEKEREINDPLTPNKEEMEHLKRLNLLDHREVPGTGLDAIMSAKNVKDIGLDPMQADGESHSDWPSKFNRLQKEIIELWDACNVSLVHRTYFFLLFKGDPLDSIYLEVEHRRLSYLKQTFSLGKETLEDGRTLAPESSTRYLRRERQMLCKQMQRKLSKGDRENLYLKWEIRLSSKHRRLQLAHCLWTDTNSMDHIRESATVVVKLVGPVEPEQALKEMFGLNFAPRPTSRKSFSWSFTNSMRQIL, from the exons atggGTTCTGTTGGAGGAGATGAGGTAATTCAAGAGGCTGTACAGAATTATGAAGAGAGAATTCAAGTTTCGGTTCGAATTCGGCCGTTAAATGATAAGGAAAAAGCGAGGAATGATGTTTCTGATTGGGAATGTATCAATGATAGTACAATCATTTACAGGAATAATGTTTCAGCTTCTGAAAGATCTCTATATCCAACAGCATATTCATTTG ATAGAGTGTTTAGATCAGATTGTGACACAAGGAAGGTGTATGAAGAAGCGGCTAAAGATGTTGCTCTTTCTGTTGTTGGTGGAATCAATT CGAGCATTTTTGCGTATGGACAAACCAGCAGTGGAAAAACTTATACCATGAGTGGTATAACTGAATGCACTGTAGCAGACATTTTTAACTATGTAGAAAAG CACATGGAGAGAGAATTCATTTTGAAGTTTTCGGCAATTGAGATTTATAATGAATCTGTTAGGGATCTTCTTAGTCCAGATTGTACTCCTCTTAGACTTCTTGATGATCCAGAG CGAGGAACAGTTGTTGAGAAACTTACTGAGGAAACTATTAGGGATTGGGAACATTTTACAGAACTCATTTCTTTTTGTGAAA CTCAAAGGCAGATAGGAGAGACATCATTGAACGAAGCAAGCTCTAGATCTCATCAGATTCTCAGACTG ACCGTTGAAAGTTCGGCGCGCGAGTTTCTCGGAAATGACAAGTTTAGCTCTCTTTCAGCATCAGTG AATTTTGTTGATCTTGCTGGAAGTGAAAGGGCATCTCAGACCAATTCAGCTGGGGCAAGGTTGAAAGAAGGTTGCCACATAAATCGTAGTTTACTAACTCTAGGAACTGTTATCCGCAAACTCAG TAAGGGAAGAAATGGGCATATTCCTTTCAGAGATTCAAAGCTAACGCGCATATTGCAATCGTCATTAGGAGGCAATGCTAGAACTGCAATCATTTGCACCATGAGCCCTGCACGGAGCCATGTCGAACAAAGCAGAAACACTCTCTTATTTGCAAGTTGTGCTAAGGACGTCGAAACTAATGCGAAAGTCAATGTGGTGGTGTCTGACAAAGCACTGGTCAAGCAATTACAAAAGGAGTTGGCTAAACTGGAAAGTGAATTGAGAAGTTCAGGATCGGCTCGCCCTAATAATTCTGATTCTTCAGCATTATTGAGAGAGAAAGATCATGAAATTGAGATG TTAAGGATAGAGGTAAAGGAGCTAACCTTGCAACGCGACCTTGCACAAGTTCAAATTAAGGACATTCTCCAAGAAGCGGGAGATAACATGTCTTCTTTAATAGGAGTG GAAGCTTTAGGTCCTCGGTATCCCGATTTGCGTATTCGAAACACATGGAATTTAGAAAATCTAAAAGAGGAACCGAATGTATTAAGTATCAACTGTGAAGAAAGTGTTAGGTCCTTTGATGCTTCACAATATTCAGATGGACATAGTATTAGTTCTGATGATAATTTGTTCCAACTCCCCGACCTTGAAAAGAATTTTATGGTAAAAAATTCTTCCCCTAGGCTATCAGTTACAAGCATTAATAATGCTGTACAGAATGATTTGGATCAGAAGAACATTGAAGATCAGCATGAAGAGAATTATTGTAAAGAAGTTAGGTGCATTGAGTTAGAAGAGCCTATCACAAACACGCATACACATACAAACTCAGAAGATTTAAGATCAAATACATATACCAATTCTAGTGCATCATCTCCTCGTGCAAAGACAGATACGTTAGAATCGATTGTAGTTAATAATGACGACAAAAACAATAAGGATTTGTTTTCATCAGGGTTAAAGGAAGACAATAAACTGAACAACTTGCATGAACATTTTGTTCTTCCAACTCCAGACAATAGAACTCCTTGCATAACAGAAGACAAAAGAAAAAGTAGTTCTGGATCGTTGAAGTTTAGCCGAAGTAGAACTTGTAAAGCTAGTCTCATGAGGAGTTTACCTTCTGATTGGTTTGAAGATGGTGATGTAATTCAGAACACACCTCCTCCAGTAGGGGATGAAAAATACTTTTTTGGAAGACCGGGTGGGTTTCTGAGGAACGTTCATACACTGAGTTATGACTTAAATGCTGAGAGAAATTTTGCGAAATGTTCCGTTGATGATGATGATACACAGAATGCGAAATCCTTCAATGAAAAGGAACGTGAGATCAATGATCCTTTAACTCCAAATAAAGAGGAAATGGAACATCTTAAAAGGTTGAATTTACTGGATCACCGTGAG GTTCCTGGGACAGGATTGGATGCCATTATGTCTGCAAAAAATGTCAAAGATATTGGTTTGGACCCAATGCAAGCCGATGGAGAAAGTCATTCAGATTGGCCTTCAAAATTTAACAGGCTACAAAAGGAGATTATAGAACTTTGGGACGCTTGTAATGTTTCATTGGTTCACAGAACTTACTTTTTCCTTCTCTTCAAAGGGGATCCATTAGATTCTATTTATTTGGAGGTAGAGCACAGAAGACTATCATATCTTAAGCAAACTTTTTCACTAGGCAAAGAAACTCTTGAAGATGGAAGAACCCTTGCCCCTGAGTCAAG CACGAGATATCTAAGAAGAGAGAGACAGATGTTATGCAAGCAAATGCAGAGAAAGCTATCTAAAGGTGATAGAGAGAATTTATACTTGAAATGGGAGATTCGTTTGAGTTCAAAGCATAGGAGGTTACAGTTGGCCCATTGTCTATGGACTGACACAAACAGCATGGATCACATTAGAGAAAGTGCAACTGTTGTTGTAAAGCTGGTTGGTCCAGTAGAGCCAGAACAAGCTCTTAAGGAAATGTTTGGGCTCAATTTTGCTCCAAGGCCAACTAGTAGGAAATCTTTTAGTTGGTCTTTTACAAACAGTATGAGGCAGATTTTGTGA